The segment ACTAACGCCAGAAGCAGAGGAATACGAGCAAGCATCGCAATGACCTTTCCTGTCAAAAACCAGCTGCCATTGCTAGCACAGGAGGGGCGTTTTTTCCAGCGGGCATTACTTCCAACGGTTGTGGAGCCAGAAGTAGTGCTCGGGGTATTTGCGTACCGCGCCTTCGACGACCCGATTGAAAAGCTCGGAATGCTTCAGAATATCTTCGCTGCGGCTTTCGCTGCTCACCAGGTTCAAGGCGGGCTCGAATTCCAGAAGATGCTCGCCAAAGGCCGTGCGGTGCATATAGCCAGGAATGACGGGCGCGGGGCGACGGCTCCAGATAGCCGCAAAACTCGTGTTGGTTTTGGCAGGTGTTCCAAAAAAAGGCAGGCGCGGTTCGCCGGGACGGGCCTGGTCGATGACGAAGCCCACGATTTCCCCGCGGTCCAAAACCTCGCGAATGCCGCGCATGCCATCGCCTTTGCGGTCACGACGGATCCAATAGAAACCATTGTTGAAACGCAGACGCTCCACAAAACGATTGGTGCCCTGGCCGCCGACCTTCTTCACCACTACATAGGCCGGTTTAAAAGTCCGCGTGACCTTGGCGCCCATGGCCTCCCAATTGCCGAGGTGAAAGCAGAGTATGTAAACCCCGCGGCCCTCAGCCAACGCTGCACGCAGGTGTTCGCCACCGCGCACCTCGATGCGGTCGGCGATCGGCTTTCTTACGGATATCATCGTTTCGAATATGGTCAGGACAAAGTTGAGCACTGACTGACGGGCTATGTGTTCGCGTTCCTCGACGCTTTTGCTGTCGCCAAAAGCGATGCCGATGTTCCGCAGCATAACCGAACGCCGCACGCGGAGCAGATCAAAGGCTACGAAGGTAATGAGCTGAGCGAGGCCGACCAAAATGCGATTGGGCAGCCGGCTCAGGCTTTGCGCCAAAGCGGTGAGAACGTGTTCCACGCCGTATCCTTATCAGTCATGGGAGTCTTATATCTTTTACCCATAAAGCTTTTTGGACGGTTTTGTCCAGCAAAAAAACCGGAGCCGCGCAGAGCTTCGTGATCGGCGATCGTTTGACCATCTTTGATGCTGTGTTCGTTGAATACTCATGTCTTCACACAGGTCGCGGACCTGGCGCGAGACCGGCGGATCTTGAATAGCGGCGGTCTGCTTTGCTGGAAGCAGGCTTCGCAGGACATGCCCGTGGCTATCGGAGCATGGACCGAAATCAGAAAAAACCATCTGGCGCCTTTGGGTTTGCAGATCGCCATTGAATCAGGTACTTATGTAGTAGCATCCTCTGGACTATTGTTAACAGAAATCAATAAGCTTGAGTCGCGTTTTCAACAGCCCTGAATTGGAGTTGATTGCGGGCACAATGTGAACGCATATGCTGCGCATTGCAGTATTCCACAGGAGATTATCGCTGTTTCGCAACCTAGGGAGCAAGCATAGCGAGCGATCCTTGTTTGAAAGGTCTGCCCAAGGAATGCCTTATCTAAATTGGATGATCCTGGCCTTTATCCTTCTTCTGACCGGCCATAGTCCCGGCAAGGACAACCGTTATCGATTTTGGGCGGGAGATATCCCGCCTTATTCATTTGTGGACGCGGGGCAGAAGTCCCAGGGAAGTCTTTATCAGATCTTTCAAACGCTGGTGACGCGAATGGGATATGACAGCAAGGTAGAGATCGTGCCCTGGAAGCGGGTTTTGATGGAAACCCAGAAAAATTCGCCCATCCTCTTCATACCGGCCGCTCGCAGCCCGGACCGTGAGAAGCTTTATCAATGGATCGAACCCCTCATGATCGAAAGCTTCGGTATTTTCACCCTGCCTGGACGAGAGCAGGATATGCAGAATAAGGAACGCGTTCGTGAGGCGCGGATCTGCACGCTGCGGGGATCGGCGACCGAAGAGTTGGTCAAACGGCATCAACTATCACGTTTGGAAGTCGTAGCTACGAATGATACTTGCGCTCGCCTTTTGAAAGCAGGTCGCGTGGAAGCCTGGCTGGCGGCCAGGCGCGCCGCGTTCGCGTCCTATGCACAGGTAGGATACGATCCCGCGGAGCTTCGAGCGGGACTCGTCCTGGAAGAGTGGCCTCTTTATCTCGCCGCGTCAAAGGCCGTCCCGGAAGCGGATCTGCAGCGCTGGAAGCAGGAGATTCAGAAAATGAAGAGCGACGGGACTATGGAGCGATTGCTTCGCTAAAATGCATTCCACTTTTTTTTTGAATGGCCATGCTCCTTAAATTCCTGTTTTCTGATGACAACGTGATCAGGAAGGAGATTTTATGAGGCAAGGCATGCAGTCCGGTCTTTTACTTCTGATGCTGGCGAGTCAGGCATCCGAATTATCCGCGGGGCCGGTCAATAGTCCCGGTTCCTATCCCTTTGCCAAGGCGTCGTCGCGCAATGATAGGGTGACGCTCGGTAACCTCAAGAGCCTCGTGTATTGGCAGGAAAAGGGTGTGGAACGCGCAGGCCTCGTTCCCTGGCGTCAGAGTTGGTCCAGGACGGAGCGATTCACCGGGGGCATTGCGGAAGCTTCAGAACGGAAGTCCGGGGCTCCTGCGGCCATCGCTTGCGCTGGGGATGAGACGCAGATTTTCCACCCCGAGCGAAACCCGGCTGCGCCGGCGGGTGTTTGGAAAAATGCTGAAACGCTGGGAACCGGACCCCAGGGCGCGCGGCGCTGTGCCATGCAAAAGACTGGTGCTTTCGCTGAGTTTTTCCCGTCCCGATCCACTCTTGTGCTCAATCGTACGCAGAGTTTTTCGATTCCCTCTGGATTTCAAACGTCGGAGCTTCTGGCTGCGGGCGAGGGCTTTATGCTGATGTCGAGCAGCAAGGCACTGAGCTTTTATCTTCGCGATGCAAAATGGGTGATGTCGTCGGTATGGAATCACGGAGTCTCCAGTGTGGGCCCGGACACCCGCTGGGATGGTCAGGATCGTTTGCTTTTGAAGGCCGATCCCGACGGCTATGCGCTTGCGAGTATAAGAAGCGGCAGTGACGGTCCAAGGCTTTCCCAGGTGCAGCGTCTTCCTGTGAGTCCCTGCGAGACGGACCAGGTCTGTGGTCTTTCCCTGGCCCAGGATGAATCGTGGCTTCTGAGTGGATACTGGGGTCATTATCTGGGGCGCGGGCAGCAGTTCATGCGGCTGAATCTTCCTTTATCCGTGGAAAAAGGCGCCGGAGCGGTGGCCATAGCTCATGCGGGTGCGGGAGGGCGTTTCACTTATCTGGGATGGGATGATGGGGATCAGGGAATACTGCCGAATCTGCCGCAAAATCCCACAGAAACAAGGGCGCAGCCCGATCGTTATATGACCTGGATCAAAAGGGATGATGGCGCTGTTCAGATGGAAGTATGGAATGGACCTTTGCCGGATGACATTCCGCGGCATTGGCTCGCGTGGGAACCGGGTTATGAATGGAGCTTTGCCGATGAACCCATGACCCGCGCCGCGGCTGATGACCGCTGGTGGCTCGATCGTCTGGGCGCCCAGGCTGCGTGGACCAGGCTGAAAGCCGCCGGTATCAGGCCCGCCCCGGTTCGCGTGGCGGTGATCGATAGTGGAGCGGATCCAAGCCATCCCTGGCTTCAGGAGCAGCTGGATCGGAAGGCCCGGGAAATTCCGAAGAATGGCCTGGATGATGATGACAATGGATATGTGGATGATGTCTGGGGCTATGACTTTGTCGAAGAGGATGCGGTCCCGCAGGATGACTTCGGTCACGGTTCGCATGTGGCCGGTTTGATGATCGCGCGGAAAGGTGATGATATTCGCAATCCCGCGCCGAACCTTTCCCTTATGGTGGTGCGGGCCCTGGATCGCAGTGGCAAGAGCAATAGCATTGACCTGGCGCGGGCTCTTTATTATGCGGCGGATAATGGAGCTGAACTGGTGAACTGCAGCTGGGGCGGAGGACCGGATACCCAGGCGCTACGGGATGCCTTCGCCATGCTGCGGGAAAGGGGAATCCTGGTCTTTTCATCGGCCGGGAACGATAGGCTCGATACCGATAAAAGTCCCGATGTGCCGAAGAAGTATTCGGGTGTTGTGTCGGTGGCTGCCAGTGATAAGAATAACAGGCTCGCCGATTTCAGCAGCTACGGAGCGAATTCCGTGCGTTTCATAACGCCGGGTGATGCGATCGTCAGTACAATCCCGGGCGGAGCTTTTGGGGAAAAATCGGGAACCAGCATGGCCTCACCCTTGGCTGTGGCGAGTTTTGCGCTGCTCTGGGGCGCGGTTCGGGATCTGGAGCCAGAACTGGATAAAGCCCGGCAGATCGAAAAAGTCGATCGCCTTCTGTGTGAAACGGCCGAAGCCCAGGGTGTGGAAAAGCGTTCGCAGTGCGGGCGCATTCGGCTGGATGTCAGTGTGGAAAAACTTTTGAACGGAAAGGAATAGGCTTCGGATGATGGAGACCCACGAGATGAATTCCATGCTGCGCTTTTTGGAACGCTACATGGAGCCGACAGAGGATGAGATCAATCTCGTACTCAGTACGAACAGGGTAAAGGCCTTCAAAAAGAATGAAACCATCCGCAGCTTCGGGTCGGCGTCCCGCGAGGTTTACTTCGTGCTTTCGGGCTGCGTCTATTCCCTTTACAGAGGGCATGAGGACCTGGTCGTCGGTGAGGTCTTTTTCACGGGCGAGCCGGTTCTTATTCCCGCGAGCGAGGAGGGGGAAGACTCCTTATATGAAATTCGCTCCGTTGGGCCTACGACACTTGCCGTTTCGATGGCGGATGAAGTCGAGCAGAATACACGCGCCTTCCCCCGGTTCGAGCGGGTCTGCCGGCTTTTTGCCGAGGAGATGCTGGCCCGTAAAACAAGGTTTCACGATCATCTGCGCCGGCTCTCGCCCTTGGAGAAGTATCTTTACGTGTTCAAGGAAAGACGGCAGCTCATTCTTGAGGTGCCCCAGCATCTTTTGGCGAACTATCTGGGGATGACGCCGGAAACCCTGAGCCGTGTGCGCAGGCAGATCGCGACGGGCGAACTTGATTTGAATCAATGAACTGGCCTTGAGCCCCTTGTACACTGGCCCTACAACATTGTGCTGGCTGACAGAGGGGTGACCATGAAGCGAGGGATTTTGTGTCTCTGTATCTTAAGCCCGGGATTGGCTCTGGCTGACGTCCAGGGTTCCCGGTTTTTCGTCGGAACATCGGCTTTTATGCTGTATAACCTGGATCAGAGCACAGACTACCCTCCGCATTTCTATCAGCTGAACTTTGGGTATCAGCTGACGCCCAAGGATGTCCTTTCCCTGGAATTCATCACCTGGCGTTATTATGCTCCGATGGCGATTCTGGGCAACTCCGAGAATGAGGAGGATAACTTTCCCGGCTATGTGAAGGTCGTGGGACCGGCGCTGGCCTATCAAAGGTTCATCGCCTGGGGTTTCTATACCGCGCTGCATAGCGCTTTTTTCCAGCAGAGTTTTTGGAATGAAGAGGACGTGAAGATCGGTACCGGACGCCAGCTGTTCTTGACCTTTCGTCTTGGCTACCACCTGTCCTTTTATTCTGATAAACTTTTCCTCGAACCATCCCTTGCGATGACCCACTGGCCGATCAATACGGGCTTGCCTGAGGATTTTCAAGTCCAGGAAGATAAGTGGCGTAAATATCAGTTCGAACCAGGACTGCATATGGGTTTTGTTTTTTAAGGATAGGATGAAGATTCATGAACAGTCAGCGCGTTCTCTTGCCTCTAGTATTTCTGCTGGTCAATGCGTGTAAAGGCGGGGGAGGCGGATCGTCCAATGACACCACAACCACGCCGCCCTCGAATTCGAGCGGCACGACCGGCGATGAATTCCTGACCAATTGCCCGGCTTCTTCCTCGCTTATTGAAACAACCGAATGGACCAGCTGTCTTGAAGGCAAGAGCCTGACAGGGACGGAACCTTTTACGAACAAGGCCTGTGAGCTGAAAATAAAGGCGAATGGAGCTTTCGATTATCTGCGTGATGACGCGCTTGCGATCTCGATTACCGAGCGCAGTACCTGGCAAAGTCCGAATGGGACCTATCAGAATGCAAACACCGGATCCACCCGGATCTTCCTCGCCGGCATTGCGCCCGACCTGCCTGCGGTCGCCGGCGTGGCGCGCGTGACACGTCTGAATATTTCCATCTTCGGAACGGCAGGCCAGCAGGATAAGATCGAAGTCCAATACCTCGACGCGGACCTTGCACGGCAGACGTTCAATTGCAACGTGTCCTTGCTTTGAGTCAACACAGCCTGCCTAAAGAAGGAGTCGATAGGCGGGATTCTCGGTTTCCCTTTTGAAGGGGTAGCTGATTCTTTGCAGATGCTGTTCGAATTCCAAGCGCTCGTCCCTGCGCACTTCAAAGGCAATCAGCACGCGTCCGTAATCCGCTCCATGCGATCGGTAATGGAAGAGCGAGATATTCCAGCGGTCGCTGATCACGGCCAGGAAATCAGCCAGGGCCCGCGGTCTTTCGGGGAAGACGAAGCTATAGAGTTCCTCTTCGATCGCCAGCGGTGCGCGACCACCGACCATGTGCCTCACATGTTCTTTCGCGAGTTCGTTCTCGGTCAGATCCTCGACGTGATAGCCTTGATCACTGAGTTTGCCGAGAAGGCGCTCCTGATCCTCGATGCCGTGAACGGAGAGCCCAAGGAAAATATAGGCCTCCGGCGTTCCGTTGGTGCGGTAATTGAATTCCGTGATCGCCTTGCCGGCGAGGATGCTGGTACAGAATTCCTTGAGCGCCCCGGGACGTTCCAAAAGGCGGATGGCGAGCAGGCACTCGCGACCGGCTCCGGTCATGGCTCTTTCTGCGACGAACTGCAGGCGCTGAAAATTCATGTTCGCGCCTGAGTTGATGGTCACAATGTTTCGACCCTGGGTGGGGTTTTGCCGTAAAAAAGCCTTCGCACCGGCCCAGGATAAGGCTCCTGCCGGCTCGACGATGGTGCGCGTTTCGCTGTAAATATCCTCGATGGCCGAACAGATTTCATCCGTTGAAACCTTGATGAAGCCATCGACGTAATCCTGGGCCACAGCAAAGGTATTCTCACCGACCTGCCGCACCGCGACACCATCGGCGAAGACTCCAACCTGATTCAGCACCACGCGCTTCTGCTCATCAATCGAGCGGGTCATGGCATCACTATCGATCGGTTCCACGCCATAGATCTTCACGGCGGGATTCAGGCTTTTGATATAGATGGCAAGACCAGCCAGGAGTCCACCACCGCCGACCGGAACAAAGACATAATCCACCTCGGGACAGTCTTCCAATATTTCCTTGCCCACTGTCCCTTGGCCCGCAATCACAAGGGGATCATCAAAAGGATGAATCATCTGCGCCCCCAATTTTTCCACGAGCTGCAGACTGTGATCGTAGGCCTGCGAATAGTGATCGCCGGCCAGAACGATTTCGGCACCAAAGCGCGCCACGGATTTAATTTTGATATCCGGTGTCGTGGTCGGCATCACCACCCACGCCGGCATTCCCAGAATGCGTGCGGAAAGCGCCACGCCCTGACCGTGATTGCCCGCCGACGCGCAGATCACGCCTTTGGCCCTTTCCTCTTTGGGAATGGCGGCCATGCGGTTATAGGCTCCGCGAATCTTGAAGGAAAAAATCGGCTGCAGGTCTTCGCGTTTAACGAAAATGGAATTGCCCCAAATCGAGGAAAGGGTGGGAGCCTGTTCCATTGGAGTACGTTTGGCCACATCGTAAACGCGAGCTTTGAGTATGTCTTTAAACAGCGATTGTTCCATGGGAGCCTCGGGTTAAACTGGGCTCATCCTAACACAAGGAAGGGCGGGGCAAGGGAAGCGCTTTCCGGCAGGGGTTGCGATTTCCCGGCGAAAGCATACAGCCCGGTTGGAGAAAGGCTACCGGGCCGTGTTTATTCAAAATGACGCATCAAGGGTCAGAAGGCGGCGAGGCGAAACAGAGGCAGGGCTTTTACCGGGTTAGCGTGCATGAAGGAGCCTCGGGCCGCTGCCGCCTCTTACGAAGCCTTCAGCTGCTTCGGAACGGGGCGTATAGGCAGCGAGATGCGTTTGAATCCGCGGCGCTGCGGCATCAGGAGCGAGCCATCCCAGGGCTTATATTCGATGTGCGAGCGGGTCTTTTGGTTCAGGGTCAAAGAACGCTCGGCGATCCGCGGTGGATTGGGAAGGACCAGGGGCTCCAGCGGAAACTCTTCATGGATGAAGTCGCGCAGGTCCTCGGGCGACAGCATATCGCTACGAATCAGATAGAGCTTGACCGGCTTGGTTTGTCCCGCGAAGGTGCGCGAGCCGAGATAGATCAGCTCATCGGGCCTTGTGGTCAGATGCTCGATGAAGCTTTCGGTCATGATGATGTTGGAACCCGGCAGTCGATGCACGAGCTTTTCAATGCGATGCAGAAGATCGATCTCGTTCGAGGTCGTATCGAACGATTTCTGGGTGACATCCCCGGCCGGCGTCTTCAGATGGACAGTGTGCACATCCACGACCGCATCATGCGCGGCATGCAGAGCGATCCCGCATTCCAGATCCACATGATAGACCTTATTGAGGCCGCGCAGAGCCACCCGGAATTCACGGGCTGCAGCCAGCGCGGCTTCGCCATAACCACGGATGCCGTCCATCAAACCAAAGTGCGCATAGGCCGAGTCCCCGGAATGCGACTCGCGGAAACCGCCATGACGCATGATGGATTCGGAAAAGAGCTGAATCACGGCCGCGCGCAGAGGCTTGCCATCAATCGTGACATCATGAATGCGACTGGAACCGATGATATCAAAGGTCACGCCCACGAGATCGCGGCGGATCGGGAATTTCAGCTGCGAGTTCTGCAGGGCCCAAAGAACGAAGGGCGGCACCCAGCATTCGAGTTCCCGGCGCATTTCGGTTTCGCGGTGACGCGCCAGTTCCAATTCCAGACGGGCTTTCTCCAGATCCATGGCCTGACGTTCCAGCTCCTGGCGCTTGTGTTCCAGGTCGGCGAGGATCTCTTCCTTCTGCCGGTTGACGCGATAGTATTCGATGGCCTTGTGCAGGGAACTTTCCAGCTGCTCGGGCTCCCAGGGCTTTTTAATGTAGTCGAAGACCTTGCCTTTGGTCACCGAACTGATGACGAGGTCTTCGTCGGAATATCCGGTCACGATAATGCGGACGGCCAGAGGCACGAGCTGGGCGGCGAGCGCGAGGAACTCCACGCCCTTCATTCCCGGCATTCTTTGATCGGTGACGATGACCCAGGGATCGAGTTCCTTCATCCGGGCCAGTGCTGCCAGAGGATTGTCAAAACAGTGGACGGACCAACCCGCATCACAGATCGCATCGAAGACTGTGAGGTTGTTGGCTTCATCATCCACATAGACAATCACGGGCTGCATGCCGGGGCACCTCCCATGGGGTTTTTAGGAAGTGTGATGGTGAAGGTCGAACCGCTTTCCGTATTCGGATCCAAAAGCAGCGAACCGCCGTGGCGGGCCACCTCTTTCCGCGAGATATGCAGTCCAAGGCCTGTGCCTTTGCCCACATCCTTGGTCGTGAAGAAGGGATCGAAGACCTTGTCGCGGATATCCCGCGGCACGCCCGGACCATCATCATGCACTTTGAGGCAGACGGCATCCTGCGCCGCTTCCGCTGAAATCTGGATCAGGCCACGATCGCCGATGGCATCGAGGGCATTGATCACGAGGTTGACCAGGACCTGGTTGATCGCCGCTCCATTCACGGCCACTTCGAGATCATCCGGCACATTGATTTCCACCTTCACGCCCTGGGGCACGCGATTATTCAGAATATTCATGGTGGAGCGGACAAGGTCGATGACCCGGTGCTCGCGCATGCTCGCGTGATTGAGCCCCGAATAGGTCCGCAGGCTATTCATGATTTCAAAGGTGAGGCGCAGGCCTTCACCCATGACGTTCAGGAGTTTATGGGCCTGTTCACCATATTCAAAGTTCGCGCTCTTTTGAAAGAGGCGCCGCAGAGGCGTCAAGGCACCGTTGACATAATTCAGTGAGTTATTGATTTCATGCGCGATCCCGGCCGCGACCATGCCCAAGGACGCCATCTTCGAGGATTGAATCAAATCCGCCTGCGCTGTCCGCAGGGAATTGAGTGCCTCTTCCAGCGCCTCCGTCTTCGCGGAAATCTCGGCGGTTTTCTTGATGACCTCGTCTTCCAGATGATGCCGGAGATAATCGCGTTCGCGATAGGCTTCCGTAATCCGTTCATGCACATCAAGGGCCAGGAAGGTCACACCACCCAGGACTCCGATCGAGAGCAGCACCGGCCCATGGACCAGCCCCAGGACGACCAGCACATCATTGCCGGAAATGAAAATGAAGGAACTGAGGCTCAAAATCTGCAGAATGAAGGTGCGATGAATGCCCTGCCGCCGGGATCTTTGCATAAGGTTATAGAAGCCCATGCCCATGACCCCGAAGAACGTTCCAAAGGGAATCGTTGTACCCAATTGAATCACGTCACCCGTGGTTCCCAGCGAGATGATAAGAACCGCGAGCACGACATGCGCACAGTAAATGGCGAAGGCTTTTTTCCCAAAGAGTCCAATCACGCGGAAGGTGTTGAACAGAAGAAGGGTTCCCATCCAGAGCGAGAAATCGGCCAGCTTATGCAGGTAAAGCATGGGAAATTGCAGATTGAAGGGCGAGGGCGTGGTGGCGATGAAGTAGGCGGCGAACGCGGCCCCCGTGCCGACCAGGGAAAGAGTCAGAAGATGCGGGACCTGGCCCCAGAAGACGAAGAAGCTGATCAGCGCCAGCATCAAAAGCCCACCTGATGCCACGGCGTTCAGCGTTTCCTGAAAGAAATTTATATTCGGGGAATGCGGCTGGAATTTAGGCCAGAAGGAAACCCGTGCAAAATAATGGCTATACGAGTACGCGCGCCAGGTCAGTTTTTTGCCGCCCACAATATTCTTGCACGCGACCAGCATGGTTCCATAGAACGAACGCACCGTGCGGAAGGTGGGATCGCCAAAGAATTCCACGCGCTTGCCATCCAGCAAAGCCTCATGAGCCCCATGGATGATCATAGGGAACTCAATGAAACCGTCCGGATGGGCTGCGCATTCTTTCGGCGCCACTTCGCTACTGGCCTCCAAAGTATAGACCCCTTGCTTGACGTGCCAGGGTTGTTCAACAGTCCAAGGGCTCGCCTGCTCCAAGGAAGAGGGCAAGGTCCCAACACCCAAGAGGGATGTCAGGCTCATGAGCACCGAGACTGCGAACTCGGACAAAGTCATTCAAACCTCCTAAGCCACCAAAGGCAGGGCCACCTGATCCGGAGTAAAATCAGCTTTGCGCATCGCCGCTTCCAAAGTGGTGAGTACGAAATCCAAATCGGAGCGCGTGTGCTGAGCCATCAGAGTAAACCGGAAACGGCAACTCGTGCGACTCACGGCAGGATAGACAATGGGAACAGCAAAGATGCCCTCATCCCGCAAGTGCGCGTTCATGATACTCAATTTTTTTTCATCTCCGATAATAACAGGAATCACCGAACTTTCGTGATGCGGATTAATGCTAAACCCTAGGTGCCTCAAACCGTTCGCAAAGTGGCTGATATTTTCCTTTAAATTGTTTACGAGTTCCTTTTCTGCCAGGAAGATGCGAAGGGCCGCCAAAGCAGCCGCGGCCGTGCTCGGAGGAATCGAAACAGAGAAAATATGCGGCCTTGAAAAAT is part of the Oligoflexus sp. genome and harbors:
- a CDS encoding lysophospholipid acyltransferase family protein; translation: MEHVLTALAQSLSRLPNRILVGLAQLITFVAFDLLRVRRSVMLRNIGIAFGDSKSVEEREHIARQSVLNFVLTIFETMISVRKPIADRIEVRGGEHLRAALAEGRGVYILCFHLGNWEAMGAKVTRTFKPAYVVVKKVGGQGTNRFVERLRFNNGFYWIRRDRKGDGMRGIREVLDRGEIVGFVIDQARPGEPRLPFFGTPAKTNTSFAAIWSRRPAPVIPGYMHRTAFGEHLLEFEPALNLVSSESRSEDILKHSELFNRVVEGAVRKYPEHYFWLHNRWK
- a CDS encoding substrate-binding periplasmic protein; translation: MPYLNWMILAFILLLTGHSPGKDNRYRFWAGDIPPYSFVDAGQKSQGSLYQIFQTLVTRMGYDSKVEIVPWKRVLMETQKNSPILFIPAARSPDREKLYQWIEPLMIESFGIFTLPGREQDMQNKERVREARICTLRGSATEELVKRHQLSRLEVVATNDTCARLLKAGRVEAWLAARRAAFASYAQVGYDPAELRAGLVLEEWPLYLAASKAVPEADLQRWKQEIQKMKSDGTMERLLR
- a CDS encoding S8 family serine peptidase — its product is MRQGMQSGLLLLMLASQASELSAGPVNSPGSYPFAKASSRNDRVTLGNLKSLVYWQEKGVERAGLVPWRQSWSRTERFTGGIAEASERKSGAPAAIACAGDETQIFHPERNPAAPAGVWKNAETLGTGPQGARRCAMQKTGAFAEFFPSRSTLVLNRTQSFSIPSGFQTSELLAAGEGFMLMSSSKALSFYLRDAKWVMSSVWNHGVSSVGPDTRWDGQDRLLLKADPDGYALASIRSGSDGPRLSQVQRLPVSPCETDQVCGLSLAQDESWLLSGYWGHYLGRGQQFMRLNLPLSVEKGAGAVAIAHAGAGGRFTYLGWDDGDQGILPNLPQNPTETRAQPDRYMTWIKRDDGAVQMEVWNGPLPDDIPRHWLAWEPGYEWSFADEPMTRAAADDRWWLDRLGAQAAWTRLKAAGIRPAPVRVAVIDSGADPSHPWLQEQLDRKAREIPKNGLDDDDNGYVDDVWGYDFVEEDAVPQDDFGHGSHVAGLMIARKGDDIRNPAPNLSLMVVRALDRSGKSNSIDLARALYYAADNGAELVNCSWGGGPDTQALRDAFAMLRERGILVFSSAGNDRLDTDKSPDVPKKYSGVVSVAASDKNNRLADFSSYGANSVRFITPGDAIVSTIPGGAFGEKSGTSMASPLAVASFALLWGAVRDLEPELDKARQIEKVDRLLCETAEAQGVEKRSQCGRIRLDVSVEKLLNGKE
- the ilvA gene encoding threonine ammonia-lyase, biosynthetic, whose protein sequence is MEQSLFKDILKARVYDVAKRTPMEQAPTLSSIWGNSIFVKREDLQPIFSFKIRGAYNRMAAIPKEERAKGVICASAGNHGQGVALSARILGMPAWVVMPTTTPDIKIKSVARFGAEIVLAGDHYSQAYDHSLQLVEKLGAQMIHPFDDPLVIAGQGTVGKEILEDCPEVDYVFVPVGGGGLLAGLAIYIKSLNPAVKIYGVEPIDSDAMTRSIDEQKRVVLNQVGVFADGVAVRQVGENTFAVAQDYVDGFIKVSTDEICSAIEDIYSETRTIVEPAGALSWAGAKAFLRQNPTQGRNIVTINSGANMNFQRLQFVAERAMTGAGRECLLAIRLLERPGALKEFCTSILAGKAITEFNYRTNGTPEAYIFLGLSVHGIEDQERLLGKLSDQGYHVEDLTENELAKEHVRHMVGGRAPLAIEEELYSFVFPERPRALADFLAVISDRWNISLFHYRSHGADYGRVLIAFEVRRDERLEFEQHLQRISYPFKRETENPAYRLLL
- a CDS encoding response regulator yields the protein MQPVIVYVDDEANNLTVFDAICDAGWSVHCFDNPLAALARMKELDPWVIVTDQRMPGMKGVEFLALAAQLVPLAVRIIVTGYSDEDLVISSVTKGKVFDYIKKPWEPEQLESSLHKAIEYYRVNRQKEEILADLEHKRQELERQAMDLEKARLELELARHRETEMRRELECWVPPFVLWALQNSQLKFPIRRDLVGVTFDIIGSSRIHDVTIDGKPLRAAVIQLFSESIMRHGGFRESHSGDSAYAHFGLMDGIRGYGEAALAAAREFRVALRGLNKVYHVDLECGIALHAAHDAVVDVHTVHLKTPAGDVTQKSFDTTSNEIDLLHRIEKLVHRLPGSNIIMTESFIEHLTTRPDELIYLGSRTFAGQTKPVKLYLIRSDMLSPEDLRDFIHEEFPLEPLVLPNPPRIAERSLTLNQKTRSHIEYKPWDGSLLMPQRRGFKRISLPIRPVPKQLKAS
- a CDS encoding sensor histidine kinase is translated as MTLSEFAVSVLMSLTSLLGVGTLPSSLEQASPWTVEQPWHVKQGVYTLEASSEVAPKECAAHPDGFIEFPMIIHGAHEALLDGKRVEFFGDPTFRTVRSFYGTMLVACKNIVGGKKLTWRAYSYSHYFARVSFWPKFQPHSPNINFFQETLNAVASGGLLMLALISFFVFWGQVPHLLTLSLVGTGAAFAAYFIATTPSPFNLQFPMLYLHKLADFSLWMGTLLLFNTFRVIGLFGKKAFAIYCAHVVLAVLIISLGTTGDVIQLGTTIPFGTFFGVMGMGFYNLMQRSRRQGIHRTFILQILSLSSFIFISGNDVLVVLGLVHGPVLLSIGVLGGVTFLALDVHERITEAYRERDYLRHHLEDEVIKKTAEISAKTEALEEALNSLRTAQADLIQSSKMASLGMVAAGIAHEINNSLNYVNGALTPLRRLFQKSANFEYGEQAHKLLNVMGEGLRLTFEIMNSLRTYSGLNHASMREHRVIDLVRSTMNILNNRVPQGVKVEINVPDDLEVAVNGAAINQVLVNLVINALDAIGDRGLIQISAEAAQDAVCLKVHDDGPGVPRDIRDKVFDPFFTTKDVGKGTGLGLHISRKEVARHGGSLLLDPNTESGSTFTITLPKNPMGGAPACSP